A stretch of the Lolium perenne isolate Kyuss_39 chromosome 3, Kyuss_2.0, whole genome shotgun sequence genome encodes the following:
- the LOC127340591 gene encoding very-long-chain (3R)-3-hydroxyacyl-CoA dehydratase PASTICCINO 2A, producing MAAAASALRRVYLAVYNWVVFFGWAQVLYYAVSALLGSGGHEAVYAAVEKPLQFAQTAAVMEILHGLVGLVRSPVSATIPQIGSRLFLTWGVLWSFPETQSHILVTSLVISWSITEIIRYSFFGMKEALGLAPSWLLWLRYSTFMILYPIGILSEVGLIYIALPYMKASEKYYLKMPNKWNFSFDYFYTSAIAIGAYVPGGPHMFTYMLAQRKKALSKAKTA from the exons ATGGCGGCCGCCGCATCGGCGCTTCGGCGGGTCTACCTCGCCGTCTACAACTGGGTCGTCTTCTTCGGATG GGCGCAGGTGCTGTATTACGCGGTGTCGGCGCTGCTAGGGAGCGGCGGCCACGAGGCCGTCTACGCTGCCGTCGAGAAGCCTCTGCAGTTCGCGCAGACCGCCGCCGTCATGGAG attcttcatgggcttgTAG GATTGGTGAGGTCTCCGGTCTCTGCAACCATTCCACAAATTGGATCCAGATTGTTTCTTACATGGGGCGTCTTGTGGAGCTTTCCTGAG ACGCAGTCTCATATTCTTGTTACTTCCTTGGTCATAAGTTGGTCCATCACTGag ATCATTAGATATTCTTTCTTCGGTATGAAGGAGGCACTTGGACTTGCACCTTCTTGGCTTTTATGGCTTAG GTATagcacttttatgatattgtatcCAATTGGTATCCTTAGTGAAGTTGGGCTAATCTACATTGCTCTGCCCTACATGAAG GCATCCGAGAAATATTATCTTAAGATGCCTAACAAATGGAACTTCTCCTTTGACTACTTCTACACATCTGCTATTGCCATTGGCGCTTATGTTCCTG GAGGGCCACACATGTTCACTTATATGCTTGCCCAGAGGAAGAAGGCCCTGTCAAAGGCAAAGACTGCATGA